The proteins below come from a single Nocardiopsis gilva YIM 90087 genomic window:
- a CDS encoding DUF2469 domain-containing protein: MSSEDLEKYEAEMELQLYREYRDVVGLFGYVVETERRFYLTNHVDLQPRSTENGEMYFEVTMEDAWVWDMYRPARFVRNVRVVTFKDVNVEEITKSDLEVPGSGHTV, encoded by the coding sequence ATGAGTTCTGAGGACCTGGAGAAGTACGAAGCCGAGATGGAGCTGCAGCTCTATCGCGAGTACCGGGATGTTGTCGGCCTCTTCGGGTACGTGGTGGAGACCGAGCGCAGGTTCTACCTCACCAACCACGTCGACCTCCAGCCGCGCAGCACCGAGAACGGTGAGATGTACTTCGAGGTCACGATGGAAGACGCCTGGGTGTGGGATATGTACCGCCCCGCCCGGTTCGTCCGCAACGTGCGCGTGGTGACGTTCAAGGACGTCAACGTCGAAGAGATCACCAAGTCCGACCTCGAGGTCCCCGGTTCCGGCCATACGGTCTAG
- a CDS encoding YraN family protein has product MAIDVRAWVRRRMDLGRRGEELAAAFLERQGMRVLARNWRCPQGEIDIVARSGSTLVIAEVKTRTSVRFGSPLEAVDRRKRDRLRMLARLWSERNGAAAARVRIDVIAVLVRSDGRTYVGHHRAVA; this is encoded by the coding sequence ATGGCGATCGACGTCCGGGCGTGGGTCCGGCGCAGGATGGACCTGGGGCGGCGAGGAGAGGAGCTCGCCGCGGCGTTTCTGGAGCGTCAGGGGATGCGCGTCCTGGCGCGCAACTGGCGATGTCCCCAAGGGGAGATCGACATCGTGGCGCGTTCCGGGTCCACACTCGTCATCGCGGAAGTGAAGACGCGGACCAGCGTGCGGTTCGGGTCGCCACTGGAGGCGGTCGATCGCCGCAAGCGCGATCGGCTGCGCATGCTGGCGCGGCTGTGGTCGGAACGCAACGGCGCAGCCGCCGCTCGGGTCCGGATCGACGTCATCGCCGTCCTGGTCCGCTCCGACGGCCGCACCTATGTCGGCCACCATCGGGCGGTGGCGTGA
- a CDS encoding YifB family Mg chelatase-like AAA ATPase has translation MGLARVRSMALIGVDGHIVEVEAHIGDGPAGLTLVGLPDTALREARDRIRAALVNSGERWPEGHITVSLSPASLPKRGSGFDLAIAAAVIAADGAIPVEGVQNSVFLAELGLDGRTRAVTGVLPAVLSGVRAGYPSFVVARGNADEARLVPDAEVEPTASLAELFARLRGHPVELSLFDEETESAAPAPRPARHLDLADVLGQPVARRAVEIAAAGGHHLMLVGPPGTGKSLLAERLPTILPPLSQAEAIEVTAVHSVAGELPEGSPLVDRPPFCAPHHTATRAAMVGGGSSRLHPGCVSLAHRGCLFLDEAPEFDRNVLDSLRQPLESGEVTVSRVAATALFPARFLLVLAANPCPCGKGGPACVCPSVRRRRYLARLSGPLLDRVDLKVELQPVANAELLADRAFAESSATVGERVVQARERAAKRLAATPWSTNAEIPGAELRRRFPVASDALRLLGAALDRGEVSARGVDRALRVAWTLADLAGRGEPGIDDTAYAFALWSGRAQ, from the coding sequence ATGGGTCTGGCACGCGTCCGGTCCATGGCCCTGATCGGGGTCGATGGGCACATCGTGGAAGTCGAGGCGCACATCGGTGACGGTCCCGCGGGGCTCACCCTGGTCGGGCTGCCCGATACCGCCCTGCGCGAGGCCCGCGACCGCATCCGCGCGGCCCTCGTCAACTCAGGCGAGCGCTGGCCGGAGGGCCACATCACAGTTAGCCTGTCGCCCGCCAGCTTGCCCAAGCGCGGCAGCGGATTCGACCTCGCGATCGCCGCCGCCGTCATCGCTGCCGACGGCGCCATCCCGGTCGAAGGCGTCCAGAACTCCGTCTTCCTCGCCGAGCTCGGCCTCGACGGCCGCACCCGCGCGGTCACCGGGGTACTGCCCGCCGTCCTGTCCGGAGTCCGCGCCGGATATCCGAGCTTCGTGGTCGCGCGCGGCAACGCGGACGAGGCCCGGCTCGTCCCGGACGCCGAAGTCGAGCCCACCGCCTCACTCGCCGAACTCTTCGCCCGGCTGCGCGGCCACCCCGTCGAACTGTCACTCTTCGACGAGGAGACCGAGTCCGCCGCCCCGGCACCACGCCCAGCGCGCCACCTGGATCTCGCGGACGTCCTCGGACAGCCCGTGGCCCGCCGCGCGGTCGAGATCGCGGCGGCCGGAGGCCACCACCTGATGCTCGTCGGCCCGCCGGGAACCGGCAAGAGCCTGCTGGCCGAGCGCCTGCCGACCATCCTCCCGCCCCTCAGCCAGGCGGAGGCCATCGAAGTCACCGCCGTCCACTCGGTGGCCGGGGAGCTTCCCGAAGGCTCGCCGCTGGTCGACCGCCCTCCGTTCTGCGCGCCGCACCACACCGCCACCCGGGCCGCGATGGTCGGCGGCGGCAGTTCGCGGCTCCACCCGGGCTGCGTGTCGCTGGCCCACCGGGGCTGCCTGTTCCTGGACGAGGCCCCGGAATTCGACCGCAACGTCCTCGACTCGCTGCGGCAACCCCTGGAGAGCGGGGAGGTGACGGTGTCCCGGGTGGCGGCCACCGCGCTCTTCCCGGCACGATTCCTCCTGGTACTCGCCGCCAATCCGTGCCCATGCGGGAAAGGCGGCCCGGCCTGCGTGTGCCCGTCGGTGCGGCGCCGCCGCTACCTGGCGCGGCTGTCCGGACCGCTGCTCGACCGTGTCGACTTGAAGGTCGAGCTACAGCCGGTCGCGAACGCCGAACTTCTCGCCGACCGTGCCTTCGCCGAGTCGTCCGCGACCGTCGGCGAACGCGTGGTCCAGGCCCGGGAGCGGGCGGCCAAGCGGCTCGCCGCGACACCGTGGTCCACGAACGCCGAGATTCCCGGTGCGGAGCTGAGACGCCGCTTCCCGGTCGCGTCCGACGCGCTGCGCCTCCTCGGCGCGGCACTCGATCGCGGCGAGGTCAGCGCCCGGGGTGTCGACCGCGCCCTGCGCGTCGCCTGGACCCTGGCCGATCTGGCGGGGCGTGGTGAGCCCGGGATCGACGACACCGCCTACGCGTTCGCGCTCTGGTCGGGGCGGGCGCAGTGA
- the dprA gene encoding DNA-processing protein DprA: MSGAPTDDARARACLTAAADAGDPLMGALIGEHGAAEIWAALRAGTKLPDVEGTDTQQRSTRTARQERWRARAQGIDPDALLSASAEMGGRLVVPGDPEWPGRLDRLGQRRPYALWLRGVQDLRNACLRSVAMVGSRAATGYGLHVAADLACGLAERSWSVVSGGAYGIDGAAHRGALAGGAPTVAVLACGLDIDYPRGHEALFVDIAARGTLVSEHPRGTVPTRHGFLVRNRIIAALTPGTVVVEAGLRSGALNTARHAQDLCSVLMAVPGPVTSALSAGCHRLLREWQAACVTDAADVAEQLGPIGEELRPGGGTALARDGLDEESRRVLDAVPDRRGTGTATIALAADLDLDAALGRLGLLAAGGFIERCAEGWRTRPDSGMQER; the protein is encoded by the coding sequence GTGAGCGGCGCGCCGACGGACGACGCCCGAGCGCGTGCCTGCCTCACCGCCGCGGCCGACGCCGGAGATCCTCTCATGGGCGCGCTGATCGGCGAGCACGGCGCCGCCGAGATCTGGGCCGCGCTGCGCGCCGGGACCAAGCTTCCCGATGTGGAAGGAACGGACACACAACAGCGATCGACCCGCACCGCCAGGCAGGAGCGGTGGCGCGCCCGTGCTCAGGGGATCGACCCCGATGCCCTGCTGTCCGCGTCAGCCGAGATGGGAGGGCGGCTGGTCGTTCCCGGAGACCCGGAATGGCCCGGACGGTTGGACCGGCTGGGGCAGCGGCGCCCCTACGCACTGTGGCTGCGTGGCGTCCAGGACCTGCGCAACGCCTGCCTGAGGTCGGTGGCGATGGTGGGCTCCCGTGCCGCTACCGGTTACGGACTGCACGTCGCGGCGGACCTGGCCTGCGGGCTCGCCGAACGCTCCTGGTCGGTGGTCTCCGGCGGCGCCTACGGTATCGACGGAGCCGCGCATCGCGGGGCACTCGCGGGCGGGGCGCCCACCGTCGCCGTCCTCGCCTGCGGGCTCGACATCGACTACCCGCGCGGGCATGAGGCCCTGTTCGTCGACATCGCCGCGCGTGGCACGCTGGTCAGCGAACACCCACGCGGGACCGTCCCCACCCGGCACGGATTCCTGGTTCGGAACAGGATCATCGCCGCGCTGACCCCGGGCACCGTCGTGGTCGAGGCGGGACTGCGCAGCGGCGCGCTGAACACGGCCCGGCACGCGCAGGACCTGTGCAGTGTGCTCATGGCGGTACCCGGACCGGTCACCTCCGCACTCTCAGCCGGCTGCCACCGGCTGCTTCGGGAGTGGCAGGCCGCCTGTGTCACCGACGCCGCCGACGTCGCCGAACAGCTCGGCCCGATCGGCGAGGAGCTGCGTCCTGGCGGCGGCACCGCACTGGCACGCGACGGCCTGGACGAAGAGTCGCGGCGCGTCCTCGACGCCGTCCCGGACCGCAGGGGAACCGGAACCGCCACCATCGCCCTCGCAGCGGATCTGGATCTCGACGCCGCCCTGGGGCGCCTGGGACTGCTCGCGGCCGGTGGTTTCATCGAACGGTGTGCCGAGGGCTGGCGCACCCGTCCTGACAGTGGCATGCAGGAGAGATGA
- a CDS encoding RidA family protein, whose product MTRNYSAAFLADGPLVFVSGQTPEAPDGSVASGDAVEQTRQVFRNVEAALAPYQADLRNLVKVTYYLRHIADLQAVRQVLNEFLVQQPRPASTLLEVTGLVDSRFLVEIDAVACLPGSGGRSEAR is encoded by the coding sequence ATGACGAGGAACTACAGCGCCGCATTCCTGGCGGATGGACCGCTTGTTTTCGTCTCCGGTCAGACTCCCGAGGCCCCGGATGGCAGTGTCGCCTCCGGTGACGCCGTGGAGCAGACCCGGCAGGTCTTCCGCAACGTTGAGGCGGCTCTCGCTCCATACCAGGCGGATCTCCGGAATCTGGTCAAGGTCACCTACTACCTGCGGCATATCGCCGACCTGCAGGCCGTCCGGCAGGTGCTGAACGAGTTCCTCGTGCAACAGCCACGTCCAGCCAGCACCCTCCTCGAAGTGACCGGGTTGGTCGACTCCCGCTTTCTGGTGGAGATCGACGCCGTGGCGTGCCTGCCCGGCTCGGGTGGTCGCAGCGAGGCGAGATGA
- a CDS encoding tyrosine recombinase XerC — translation MSEDQPAHETSREQGDADAESQAGHAELLAEFRGHLEGAGRSPHTVRAYLSDLRGLLGHLDDTGRGIQDIDIALLRDWLSRSHAAGAARSTMARRTAAARGFTAFLYRSGRLAVDPGPLLATPAPRRPLPDVLDEEQAHTALRPNGEDDDSPTALRRTAIVEVLYATGIRVAELCALDLDDVDRERRTLLVHGKGAKDRVVPIGVPALDAVDRWLHAGRPHWANAGSGPALFLGARGGRLGTRTARRDVHERMRHEETGDDISPHGLRHSAATHLLNGGADLRSVQEILGHASLRSTQIYTHVSIERLTRAYNQAHPRA, via the coding sequence ATGAGTGAGGACCAGCCCGCACACGAGACGAGCCGGGAGCAGGGCGACGCCGACGCGGAGTCGCAGGCGGGGCATGCCGAGCTCCTCGCTGAGTTCCGCGGCCACCTCGAAGGCGCGGGGCGTTCGCCGCACACGGTCCGTGCCTACCTCAGCGACCTGCGCGGCCTCCTTGGCCACCTCGACGATACCGGTCGCGGAATCCAGGACATCGACATCGCGCTGCTGCGCGACTGGCTCTCCCGGTCGCATGCGGCGGGCGCGGCCCGCTCCACCATGGCGCGGCGCACGGCCGCGGCGCGCGGCTTCACCGCCTTCCTGTATCGCTCCGGGCGGCTAGCGGTCGACCCGGGGCCGCTGCTCGCCACTCCGGCCCCACGGCGCCCGCTCCCCGACGTCCTCGACGAGGAACAGGCCCACACCGCACTGCGGCCGAACGGGGAGGACGACGATTCCCCGACCGCGCTCCGCCGCACCGCCATCGTCGAAGTCCTCTATGCCACCGGCATCCGCGTGGCCGAGCTGTGCGCGCTCGATCTCGACGACGTCGACCGCGAACGCCGCACCCTGCTCGTCCATGGCAAGGGCGCCAAGGACCGCGTCGTGCCCATCGGCGTCCCAGCGCTGGACGCGGTGGACCGCTGGTTGCACGCGGGACGCCCGCACTGGGCGAACGCCGGCAGCGGACCCGCGCTCTTCCTCGGTGCGCGCGGGGGGAGGCTGGGCACCCGCACGGCCCGTCGCGACGTCCACGAACGCATGCGGCACGAGGAGACGGGCGACGACATCAGCCCGCACGGCCTGCGGCACAGCGCCGCCACCCACCTGCTGAACGGTGGCGCCGACCTGCGCAGCGTCCAGGAGATCCTGGGCCACGCCTCACTGCGCAGCACCCAGATCTACACCCACGTCTCCATCGAGCGGCTCACCCGCGCCTACAACCAGGCCCACCCCCGCGCGTGA
- a CDS encoding murein hydrolase activator EnvC family protein yields the protein MRAPASDAPSSTIAALVSAAVAVGFVALVVLVLLVLVRGTSASADSEAAWRWPLEGKREVVRPFDPPEERWLPGHRGVDLAADEGAVVMAAGAGRVAFAGPVAGTGVVSIAHGELRTTYLPVEAEVERGDPVDAGDVIGTVAAAPRHCGRRACLHWGLLRDRAYLDPLALLGMGEIRLLPVLGTGRASRAGVGLVVGAGEPLDGDVGVDLGAAQ from the coding sequence ATGCGTGCTCCGGCCTCAGACGCACCGTCGTCGACCATCGCCGCGCTCGTGTCGGCGGCGGTCGCCGTCGGATTCGTCGCCCTAGTCGTACTGGTCCTGCTGGTCCTGGTGCGGGGGACGTCCGCGTCGGCGGACAGCGAGGCGGCGTGGCGGTGGCCACTGGAGGGCAAGCGGGAGGTGGTCCGCCCGTTCGATCCTCCGGAGGAGCGGTGGCTGCCGGGGCATCGAGGTGTCGACCTCGCGGCCGACGAGGGCGCGGTGGTGATGGCGGCAGGCGCGGGTCGGGTGGCCTTCGCCGGACCCGTGGCCGGAACGGGTGTGGTGAGCATCGCCCATGGCGAACTGCGCACGACCTACCTGCCGGTCGAGGCGGAGGTGGAACGCGGCGACCCGGTCGATGCCGGGGACGTCATCGGCACGGTCGCGGCCGCGCCGCGCCACTGCGGTCGGCGGGCCTGTCTGCACTGGGGGTTGCTGCGCGATCGCGCCTACCTGGATCCCCTGGCGCTCCTCGGCATGGGCGAGATCCGGCTCCTTCCGGTGCTGGGCACCGGACGCGCGTCACGCGCGGGGGTGGGCCTGGTTGTAGGCGCGGGTGAGCCGCTCGATGGAGACGTGGGTGTAGATCTGGGTGCTGCGCAGTGA
- the rpsB gene encoding 30S ribosomal protein S2, whose translation MATTVVTIRQLLESGVHFGHQTRRWNPKMKRFIFTERNGIYIIDLQKSLAYIDRAYEFVKETVAHGGTILFVGTKKQAQEAIDEQARRVGMPYVNQRWLGGMLTNFSTVHKRLQRLKELEEIDFDDVPGSGLTKKELLGLRREKEKLERTLGGIRDMSRVPSAVWIVDTKKEHIAISEARKLNIPVVAILDTNCDPDEVDYPIPGNDDAIRSVSLLTRVVADAVADGLLARSGASTDEQKAAAEEPLAEWERELLEGKGEEAKAEAPAEAKDEAPAAEAPAADAEAPAAETPAADAEAPKED comes from the coding sequence ATGGCCACCACAGTCGTGACGATCCGTCAGCTGCTCGAGAGCGGCGTCCACTTCGGGCACCAGACCCGTCGCTGGAACCCGAAGATGAAGCGCTTCATCTTCACCGAGCGCAACGGCATCTACATCATCGACCTGCAGAAGTCGCTCGCCTACATCGACCGCGCCTACGAGTTCGTCAAGGAGACGGTCGCCCACGGCGGCACCATCCTCTTCGTCGGCACGAAGAAGCAGGCGCAGGAGGCCATCGACGAGCAGGCTCGCCGCGTCGGCATGCCCTACGTCAACCAGCGTTGGCTCGGCGGCATGCTCACCAACTTCTCCACCGTCCACAAGCGGCTGCAGCGTCTGAAGGAGCTCGAGGAGATCGACTTCGACGACGTCCCCGGCTCCGGCCTGACCAAGAAGGAGCTTCTTGGCCTGCGCCGCGAGAAGGAGAAGCTGGAGCGCACGCTCGGCGGTATCCGCGACATGTCCCGCGTGCCCAGCGCCGTGTGGATCGTGGACACCAAGAAGGAGCACATCGCGATCAGCGAGGCTCGCAAGCTGAACATCCCGGTCGTCGCCATCCTCGACACCAACTGCGACCCGGACGAGGTCGACTACCCGATCCCGGGCAACGACGACGCCATCCGCAGCGTCAGCCTGCTCACCCGCGTCGTCGCCGACGCGGTCGCCGACGGTCTGCTGGCTCGCTCCGGTGCCTCCACCGACGAGCAGAAGGCCGCCGCCGAGGAGCCGCTGGCCGAGTGGGAGCGGGAGCTCCTCGAGGGCAAGGGCGAGGAGGCCAAGGCTGAGGCTCCGGCTGAGGCCAAGGACGAGGCCCCGGCCGCTGAGGCTCCGGCTGCTGACGCCGAGGCCCCGGCTGCCGAGACCCCGGCTGCTGACGCCGAGGCCCCGAAGGAAGACTGA
- the tsf gene encoding translation elongation factor Ts: MANYTAADVKKLRDTTGAGMMACKKALEEHDGDFDKAVEFLRVKGAKDVGKRADRTAANGLVVLKQDSDSAAVLVELNCETDFVAKNDQFQALANGIADFVAANDFADVETLLAAEYADGKSVQKVIEETSAVIGEKLELRRFAKYEGAYVASYMHKSDPDLPPTMGVLVELDKAEAEIGKDLAQQIAALAPKYVSKDDVPADIVDNERRIAEATAREEGKPEQALPKIIEGRVNGFFKDATLLGQPFVKDNKKTIQKVVDEAGVTVRRFVRFKVGQA; this comes from the coding sequence ATGGCGAACTACACCGCCGCTGACGTCAAGAAGCTGCGCGACACGACCGGCGCCGGCATGATGGCCTGCAAGAAGGCGCTGGAGGAGCACGACGGCGACTTCGACAAGGCCGTCGAGTTCCTGCGCGTCAAGGGCGCCAAGGATGTCGGCAAGCGCGCCGACCGCACCGCCGCCAACGGCCTCGTGGTCCTCAAGCAGGACAGCGACTCCGCCGCCGTTCTGGTCGAGCTGAACTGCGAGACGGACTTCGTCGCCAAGAACGACCAGTTCCAGGCCCTCGCCAACGGCATCGCCGACTTCGTCGCCGCCAACGACTTCGCCGACGTCGAGACGCTGCTCGCCGCCGAGTACGCCGACGGCAAGTCCGTGCAGAAGGTCATCGAGGAGACCAGCGCGGTCATCGGCGAGAAGCTGGAGCTGCGCCGCTTCGCCAAGTACGAGGGCGCCTACGTCGCCAGCTACATGCACAAGTCCGACCCCGACCTTCCCCCGACCATGGGTGTGCTCGTCGAGCTGGACAAGGCCGAGGCCGAGATCGGCAAGGACCTCGCCCAGCAGATCGCCGCTCTGGCTCCGAAGTACGTGAGCAAGGACGACGTCCCCGCCGACATCGTCGACAACGAGCGCCGCATCGCCGAGGCCACCGCCCGCGAGGAGGGCAAGCCGGAGCAGGCTCTGCCGAAGATCATCGAGGGCCGCGTCAACGGCTTCTTCAAGGACGCCACGCTGCTCGGGCAGCCGTTCGTCAAGGACAACAAGAAGACCATCCAGAAGGTGGTCGACGAAGCCGGCGTCACCGTGCGCCGATTCGTCCGGTTCAAGGTCGGCCAGGCCTAG
- the pyrH gene encoding UMP kinase produces MHDTGWKRVVLKLSGEAFAGGSELGIDPSIVQFVAEAVAEAASEGIQVAIVVGGGNYIRGAELSEGGMERGRADYMGMLGTVINCLALQDFLERLGVETRVQTAIHMSQVAEPYIPRRAVRHLEKGRVVIFGAGLGAPFFSTDTTAAQRALEIGAHAVLKGTQVDGVYDSDPHRNPNAVKFDRLDYNEVLTRGLKVMDATAVSQCMDNGLPIVVFDLMGQGNIVRAVRGEKIGTIVCPADS; encoded by the coding sequence ATGCACGACACGGGCTGGAAGCGCGTGGTGCTGAAACTGTCGGGAGAGGCCTTCGCCGGCGGTAGCGAGCTGGGCATCGATCCCAGCATCGTGCAGTTCGTGGCGGAGGCCGTGGCGGAGGCCGCGTCCGAGGGCATCCAGGTCGCCATAGTGGTCGGTGGCGGCAACTACATCCGCGGCGCCGAACTGTCCGAGGGCGGGATGGAGCGCGGGCGCGCCGACTACATGGGCATGCTCGGCACCGTCATCAACTGCCTGGCCCTGCAGGACTTCCTGGAGCGCCTGGGCGTCGAGACGCGCGTGCAGACGGCGATCCACATGAGCCAGGTCGCCGAGCCCTACATCCCGCGCCGCGCGGTGCGCCACCTTGAGAAGGGCCGCGTCGTCATCTTCGGCGCCGGTCTCGGTGCGCCGTTCTTCTCCACCGACACCACCGCTGCGCAGCGCGCGCTGGAGATCGGTGCGCACGCTGTTCTCAAGGGCACGCAGGTCGACGGTGTCTACGACTCCGACCCGCACCGCAACCCGAACGCGGTGAAGTTCGACCGCCTCGACTACAACGAAGTGCTCACCCGAGGCCTGAAGGTCATGGACGCCACCGCGGTGAGCCAGTGCATGGACAACGGTCTGCCGATCGTCGTCTTCGACCTCATGGGGCAGGGCAACATCGTCCGCGCCGTGCGCGGGGAGAAGATCGGCACCATCGTGTGTCCGGCCGACAGCTGA
- the frr gene encoding ribosome recycling factor, which produces MIEETLLEAEEKMEKAVVVAKEDFAAIRTGRPGPATFNKITVDYYGAQTPVNQLASFSVPEARMVVVSPFDKTSMQAIEKAIRDSDLGVNPANDGNIIRVVFPELSEERRKEYIKVVRGKAEDGKVSIRNVRRHAKDALDKAVKGGEIGEDEGHRAQDELDELTQKYTGEIDELLKHKETELLEV; this is translated from the coding sequence ATGATCGAAGAGACACTCCTCGAGGCAGAGGAGAAAATGGAAAAGGCGGTCGTGGTCGCCAAGGAGGATTTCGCCGCGATCCGCACGGGCCGTCCCGGCCCCGCGACGTTCAACAAGATCACGGTGGACTACTACGGCGCCCAGACCCCCGTCAACCAGCTCGCGTCGTTCTCCGTCCCCGAAGCGCGCATGGTGGTCGTCTCGCCGTTCGACAAGACCTCGATGCAGGCCATCGAGAAGGCCATTCGCGACAGTGACCTCGGCGTGAACCCCGCCAACGACGGCAACATCATCCGTGTGGTCTTCCCGGAGCTGTCCGAGGAGCGCCGCAAGGAGTACATCAAGGTGGTCCGCGGCAAGGCTGAGGACGGCAAGGTCTCGATCCGCAACGTGCGTCGGCACGCCAAGGACGCGCTGGACAAGGCCGTCAAGGGCGGCGAGATCGGCGAGGACGAGGGCCACCGTGCGCAGGACGAGCTGGACGAGCTCACCCAGAAGTACACGGGTGAGATCGACGAGCTGCTGAAGCACAAGGAAACCGAACTGCTCGAGGTCTAG
- a CDS encoding phosphatidate cytidylyltransferase, giving the protein MNGTSNGKPRKGLRKPGGDPIRTGRNLPLATVSGIALGALVLLSIYPFPAAFVAITSAAVLIGLRELKRAVAEKGVSLAVAPLLAGGIAMQPAAYFGGPGWLAGTTAVTAIAALSWRLRGGADGYVRDAAGSLFVLLYLPFLLATWQLLISTPGDGQERLIAFILVTISSDIGGYFAGITTGRHKMAPNISPNKTWEGFVGSVLACMLAGALTVSLMLDGPVWAGVVLGVAVVLAATVGDLIESLIKRDLGIKDMGRFMPGHGGLMDRLDSLLLGGAVSWVVLTLLV; this is encoded by the coding sequence ATGAACGGCACGAGCAACGGAAAGCCCCGCAAGGGGCTGCGCAAGCCCGGCGGTGACCCGATCCGAACCGGCCGCAACCTCCCGCTCGCCACCGTGAGCGGGATCGCCCTCGGCGCGCTCGTCCTGCTGTCGATCTACCCCTTCCCCGCGGCGTTCGTCGCGATCACCTCGGCGGCCGTCCTCATCGGCCTGCGCGAGCTGAAGCGCGCGGTCGCGGAGAAAGGCGTGTCCCTGGCGGTGGCCCCGCTCCTCGCGGGCGGGATCGCGATGCAGCCGGCGGCGTACTTCGGCGGCCCGGGCTGGCTGGCGGGCACGACCGCGGTCACCGCGATCGCGGCCCTGTCCTGGCGGCTGCGCGGGGGTGCGGACGGGTACGTGCGGGACGCGGCGGGCAGCCTCTTCGTGCTGCTGTACCTGCCGTTCCTGCTGGCCACGTGGCAACTGCTGATCTCGACCCCCGGTGACGGCCAAGAGCGGCTGATCGCCTTCATCCTCGTGACGATCAGCAGCGACATCGGCGGCTACTTCGCCGGTATCACCACCGGCCGACACAAGATGGCGCCGAACATCAGCCCCAACAAGACCTGGGAGGGCTTCGTCGGGTCGGTCCTCGCCTGCATGCTGGCCGGTGCCCTCACGGTCTCCCTGATGCTGGACGGCCCCGTCTGGGCCGGGGTGGTGCTCGGCGTCGCGGTGGTCCTGGCCGCGACCGTGGGTGACCTGATCGAGTCGCTCATCAAGCGCGACCTCGGCATCAAGGACATGGGCCGCTTCATGCCGGGCCACGGCGGCCTGATGGACCGCCTGGACTCCCTCCTCCTCGGAGGCGCAGTGTCCTGGGTGGTCCTGACCCTCCTGGTCTAG
- a CDS encoding MFS transporter, with protein MNLLPDERISITAPLRHPAFRALAAGRALMYFGNGVATVALAFAVLQVTGSLVYLGLVVGARSLANVALLLFGGVLADRFPRDLILRGGCALAALSQGMLAASVLLGFASLPVMIVLSLVNGAAAAANLPAAAALTPQTVPPALLRPANALVRIGVHIGMFVGMSAAAGMADLFGPGWALAVNALVFVLAALCFLLLRLPPAAGRAEERADVLRDLREGWGEVVARPWVWVVVLQFMVVNATWSGTVAVLGPAVADASFGRTVWGLVLATNSIGMLLGGVLAARWQPRRALVFGVALAALDALPLTVLGTGTGIPFLFASMFVAGVAMEQFGVAWEVSMQQNIPPDKLSRVYSYDALGSFIAMPLGEVAVGPIATVVGLEATLVGMAVLTVLATGGALGSRSVRGLTRV; from the coding sequence ATGAACCTCCTTCCCGACGAACGGATCTCCATCACGGCGCCGCTGCGGCATCCCGCGTTTCGGGCGTTGGCCGCTGGGCGTGCTCTGATGTACTTCGGCAACGGCGTCGCGACCGTCGCGCTCGCGTTCGCCGTGCTTCAGGTCACCGGATCGCTGGTGTATCTCGGGTTGGTCGTGGGTGCCCGGTCATTGGCGAATGTGGCGCTGCTGCTGTTCGGCGGGGTGCTCGCCGACCGGTTTCCGCGGGATCTCATCCTGCGCGGCGGGTGTGCGCTTGCGGCTCTGTCGCAGGGGATGCTCGCGGCGAGTGTGCTGCTCGGGTTCGCGTCGCTCCCGGTGATGATCGTGCTGAGCCTGGTCAATGGAGCTGCGGCGGCCGCGAACCTGCCCGCCGCGGCCGCGCTGACCCCGCAGACGGTGCCCCCTGCGCTGCTGCGTCCGGCCAACGCGCTGGTGCGGATCGGGGTGCACATCGGCATGTTCGTCGGGATGTCCGCGGCGGCGGGCATGGCGGATCTGTTCGGTCCCGGGTGGGCACTCGCCGTCAACGCCCTGGTCTTCGTCCTGGCCGCGCTCTGCTTTCTCCTCCTTCGGCTGCCGCCTGCGGCCGGTCGCGCTGAGGAGCGCGCCGACGTGCTGCGGGATCTGCGCGAGGGGTGGGGCGAGGTGGTCGCTCGGCCCTGGGTGTGGGTCGTCGTACTGCAGTTCATGGTCGTCAACGCCACGTGGTCGGGAACGGTGGCGGTGCTCGGTCCGGCGGTCGCCGACGCCTCGTTCGGCCGCACGGTCTGGGGGCTGGTGCTCGCGACGAACAGCATCGGCATGCTCCTGGGCGGGGTGCTGGCCGCCCGGTGGCAGCCGCGGCGGGCACTGGTCTTCGGTGTGGCCCTCGCGGCCCTCGACGCGCTGCCGCTGACGGTGCTCGGGACGGGGACGGGGATCCCGTTCCTGTTCGCCTCGATGTTCGTGGCCGGGGTCGCGATGGAGCAGTTCGGCGTGGCGTGGGAAGTCTCGATGCAGCAGAACATTCCACCGGACAAGCTCTCGCGTGTCTACTCCTACGACGCGCTCGGGTCGTTCATCGCGATGCCGCTCGGCGAGGTCGCGGTCGGACCGATCGCCACGGTCGTGGGACTTGAGGCGACGCTGGTGGGGATGGCAGTACTCACCGTCCTGGCGACGGGCGGTGCGCTGGGCAGCAGGAGTGTTCGCGGACTGACCAGGGTGTGA